The genomic segment GCTTTCCGGAGAGACCCGGAAAGCCCTCCCGAAGGGAATTGTTTTCTGGCTCTCGGAGGGGGCTGCAGGAGAAGAGCCCCGGAGGTGGATGTTACTGAGCTGCGCGGCGCACGCGAGCTGTGAGGAGTCTACGCCCGGCCGCGCGGAGTCTCCGGAGGATTGTCCCCCGCAGCCGGAAGGGGGCCGCGGGGAGCGCTCCTGCCCGGCGGGGACGGTGGAGGCCGCGGGCCGACCGGCCGCAGCTCGGGCCATGCCTCCCCGTTCTCCTCGCCGCGGTTGATGCGGGGCGTGCACGCAGCCGCCCGCACCGGGACCCGGGCCGGGTTGCACTGCTTGGCCCCCCGCCTCCGCTTCGGCCTAGGTGAGTGTGGGGCGGCCTCTCTCCCGCCGGGGGGGCGGGAGAcgcgcgggcggggcggggcggggcgggcggcagGTGCGGGCCCGGAGGAGCTGCGCGGGGGCCGGGGCCGCGCgaggggaggaagggcagaggaggTAGAGGGGGCGACCCCCTCCCGCGGCGCGGCCCTCCCGCCGGGGCGCTCGGAGCTCCGGAACCGGGCGGGCGACCTTCCGCCTCCGCACGGGACGGCGAGCGGGGCCCCGCGTCCTCAGTCGCCTGCAGCGGTGGCGCCATGACCCGGGGTGTCCTCTCGGAGGAACCGCCCCCCCCGGGGGAAAGACGCTTTCAGGGAGGCTTTTGAGGGGGTCaacggggcggggggcgggcgcgGAGCTGTTCGGCGGGTTTTCTGTGTCGGAGGCTCCCTGGGACTGGGGCCGGGAACGGCGTGTTTGCGCCCGCGTGTGCCTGAGCAAAGCCCCAAATCGCTGGGGACGCCCTGGCCCGGGTGTGCGTGCGCCCGAGCGAGCTGCCACTGTATTCTTGTAGTGAGAGCGGTGGAGCggcgaggggaggggagagggcactGCCACTTTAAAAGTGGGGAAGTCCGCCCTCCTGAGGTAATGGTAACCtcagcctcctcccctcctcctgcccgaGAGAGGGAGCGAGAGCGGGCGAGAGAGCGAGCGAGCAAACTTGTTTTCATTCataactttttccttttccttcctcgcCGTCAACTCTTTATTTCCCGCTTGTCTCCGCGCGGATTGCAGAGGGCGCAGCTCCACCGCGGTAGCCGGCGATGTGGCGACGCCgctctgcagcccctgcccctggCTCGCTGCGCCCCGGCTCTTTAGGAATCCGGCTTCTCCTTTAAAGTGTAGACAGCTATTTATTTATAACCCTCCCTGACGTGGGCTTGCTTTTTGGCGCCCGCGTTCGCTCTGAAGGCTCTCACCGATTTGTGAGCCTCCTTGGTGGCATACGCCAAGAGGTTTTGGAAATCCACGGTGATCCTTAGGATGTGATGGGATTGTCCGAAAAGGTATTCGACTTCGATTCGGGGGTTTCTTGGGGAAGACAGTCCGCCGAGAGCGTGTGAGCGTGTTTGGGGCTAGATCGACGACTGTCACTGCTGGAAGAGGGGCTTTGCTTCAGATCAGAGGCGGCCGAGTCTCTTCGCTCTTTCCTTTTATCCGGTGGTCTCCGCCACCGGCCAGCGTGAACTTGGCCACAGCTAGCGTTTAAAACTCAGATTCAAGTGCCTGGTGTTTTATCTGCCCTCTTCAAATACACCGTTTTTCCTTTCGTGTGGAATCCGCCTTACTACCTTTAGGTACTCTTTGCTTTGAGAGCATTGGGTTAAAAAGTGCTTTGCGAGGAGGAATGATATTGTGCAGAGTAACGATGGAATCTTTTGAACAGCCCTTAAGGATTCCAGGACTAAACCCAGCAGGTTGCgaatgtgtttctctttctgtacaGAGAAGGTAGAAGAAAGTAGAAACTCGAGAATCTGAGTTGGGAGAATGAGGGAGGGGAACGCCAAGAAGTTAACATGTAAGACTTAGTCCGGGGACATTGAGTGAAGTTAAGAGGTGAAATGGACTTCTTTCCGCTTTATTCCTTAAGCTAATGTGTTTTGGCTCAAGGTAGTAGTGGGGAAtgggcatttttttctcttcattcttgaATTGGATCAAATCTGTAGGCTTTGGGAGGAATTTGTGTGAAAAATGTTTTAGTCTACCATTGACTGAAAACAAACGTTTTTATGTTTGATTGTTTTATGAAGAAGACATTATAAATTAGAAACTGTTAACTATTGGTGTGGAaacaaatgcttatttttatCAGGATATTACTGTACTTTATTACAAGAAGCACATGGATTCAGAGTTGGCAGTGCCTTTGAAAATCAAAATCTGTCAtgtaaatacagatttttaaattagagGAAATACGGATAATTAAAATGGCCAGGATTTCCCCATACTACTAAAGGCCTAACACTTACTTGTGTGTGAAAGTTATCTCGTTAGGTGAGTGAGCccttatttaaacttaaaaaaaaaattctttcatgaTTTCAAATGTGAATACTCTTAACGTTCCCTGAACTGTACATTGTTTCGTGTGTGTGCTTTAGAGGCTATAAAACACCAAGAACTGTTGTATTTGTCTACATTTGCATCTTGTACATTAATAATGAGCTAGCTTTAAAATTCTGGTTTCTCCTGAAAAATGACCTCTTATTTTGAGATTCCATTTTAGTTTGgaatctctttgatttttttttttaaatgcatgaagTATACCTTGACTAATTTCCTCACCATTAATCTAATGCTTGTAACAGCAAACAAATAACAGAAGGCAACAGTGCCAAAgccattcttaattttttttaaagagtggctATTTTCCTTTATGGAAAACACCCATGAACTGATACTGAGCTCTCTTTAGATGAGAGCTGTTTATTAGTGCTTATACTCAATATTTCCCCATGAGGGCATACTCCATTTTAATTGTGTGTTAGATTCACAAACAGGAAGACATTACTTCttgattctgctttttaaaacttgaaaaaactTCTAATTCTTATGGCATGGGGTCTCTTGCTTACATTCTTCTTCTCTGATGTGGTCCTCAGCCTCTCTTAGAATTGGACTCTGGCCAGGACCCCAACATCATTGTAATCCACTGATGAGGGAGATCATTACCAGGTGGTTTAGGCAATTTGTGACTTGACGGGATCTCTCgcatccccccctccccccaatgcTTCTCCTCgtttattttttccctgttttttttcatctttgatttccttttaggATTTCAGATGCATGCCAGGTTTCCGGAATTCAAGATCACTACACATGGATCCCCAAAATCAACATGGCAGTGGCAGTTCAATAGTTGTGATCCAGCAGCCTGCTTTGGATAACCGTCAGAGGTTAGACTATGAGAGAGAGATTCAGCCTGCCGCTATTTTGTCCTTAGACCAGATCAAGGCCATCAGAGGCAGCAATGAGTACACAGAAGGGCCATCAGTGGTGAAAAGACCTGCTCTTCGAACAGCACCAAGACAAGAAAAGCATGAAAGGACTCATGAAATCATACCAATTAATGTGAATAATAACTATGAGCATAGACCTACCAGCCACCTGGGACATGCGGGACTCTCAAATAATACCAGAGGCCCCATATTGAGCAGGTCAACCAGCACTGGAAGTGCAGCCAGTTCTGGGAGCAACAGCAGTGCCTCTTCTGAGCAGGGGCTGTTAGGAAGGTCACCGCCAACCAGACCAGTCTCTGGTCACAGGTCTGAAAGGGCAATCCGGACCCAGCCCAAGCAACTGATTGTGGATGACTTAAAGGGTTCCCTGAAAGAGGACCTGACACAGCACAAGTTCATTTGTGAACAGTGTGGGAAGTGCAAGTGCGGAGAATGCACAGCTCCCAGGACCCTGCCATCCTGTTTGGCCTGTAACCGGCAGTGCCTTTGCTCTGCTGAGAGCATGGTGGAATATGGAACCTGCATGTGCTTGGTCAAGGGCATCTTCTACCACTGCTCCAATGACGATGAAGGGGATTCTTACTCGGATAATCCTTGCTCCTGTTCACAGTCACACTGCTGCTCTAGGTACCTGTGTATGGGAGCCATGTCTCTGTTTTTACCTTGCTTACTCTGTTACCCTCCTGCTAAGGGATGCCTGAAGCTGTGCAGGGGGTGTTATGACTGGATCCATCGCCCAGGGTGCAGATGTAAGAACTCCAACACGGTCTATTGTAAGCTGGAGGGCTGCCCCTCCCGGGGTCAGGGTAAACCATCATGATTTTTGGAGGTGGGTTGGGCCTCCTGAACTTCTAGCTTTCAAGCTGTGGCTGTTATGAAAAGATCCTGTTAGatactggttttattttctttgcagtttTTCCCTGTTGCCCACAttctctccccctcttcccaaGGTTTGACTCATGGATTTTACTCTAATGGTTGATCTTCAGTAACAGTGAACTGTGAAACTGCACCTGGCTCCCCCTTATGACAAGAGCCTCTGCCATCCGCTCGAGAGGATATTGAGAGCCAGTGGGCTTTTGTGTAGCCTTTTTGTTCTGCAAGCAACTTTCCAAAGTTGTACACATgaacatacccacacacacacccagactaCAGTGATTTAGAGCTGTTTTTGATTGGGTACTCTGGGAGCAGGGAAATTGGTTTTTTAAAGAGGCAACCATTTAATTGCTTAAATAAGCTATGTATTAAATCTGTCTCCAATTAGGGCTCTCTTCATAGCATTGGACCCTTAAGTAGCAAGGGGGATATGTTGCTGTTATAACATTAAAATTCTCCTTTAACCACTGCCTTCTCCTTCTTGCCCCTCAACGTTCTCTCCCCTCAGTTCTGGCATTATCTTATCTTAGAGATGCCagttttgttttctgggtttttttcccgTGTAATTTTAGATTCGCTTTACAACATGAATCTTCACATTGGAGATATATTAGTTGTATCTTGTTCATCCTCATTCAAAGCTTTCATATTTGTGAAGGACTCGGCTCCCTTCCGTACCCCCACGCTTTTCACCAAATTACTCTTGTCACTGAGGGCACTTGGATGACTGAAGTTGATATTTATAGCTGATCGATCTATACGTGTCACAGAACTATGCTGCCTAAAGTGATCTTGGCTCCTTAATGGTTTTTGGACCCTTTGGTTAGTTAACAGCTGAGTAGTTCtaatcttttctgttttcattgccTTAACCACAAATTGTGgtgctttttgtatattttatgtataaatcaCAAAGTTGAATTCTGACTATTTTTAAGACAAAAGTCTGttaaacttttttattgtaaagaatatttattatgcGAATctattattttatgatatttattgCAAAAACTGTTGAAATGTACTCATgtctgaatataacaaaatatcaatACATAACGGAAAATAAGGTGACACCAAGAAAGTACATATGTTAACTATAAtgcagaaaatatattaattaatgaacctgtctcttgatttcttcatttattagccTGTACTGTTGTGGTgatttttgtcatttgcttcGACTCTTTCGTCATGCatacccattttctttctttcccttaacaTACCAAATCTAGATGCAAGTGAGCTCAAATTTTGAACTAGATGTTTCCTGGAAAATGCATTAATCAAGATTTTGTAATCCAAGTTGTGTTTCAACAAATGCCTGAGTAAATCACTTTACAGagtgaaaaaacttttttttgtaattaGTGTTAACAATTCCTGCCACTTTTGGTTATTTTGTAAGCAAGGGGTTTTGTGTATGTCATAGTTTCTTGCAATGGGACGTAtttgtaagttttaaaaagtgtttatctTAACTCTCTTGGATTAGTCAAAAATTCGTTTTCATCCACAAAACTTAAAGGACTTAGTTCTGCAGGCATGCTTGGAGTCTCTGGCACTGTCACTTTAATAAAACATTCTAAAAGTTAAGAGTGCACCAAGGGAATAGTTAACATTATCAAagagatgttttaaaaacattccaGTCCCTACCTTTTCATTTCGTTTCATAAGTCTCTAATGTGACCTGATCAAATAACATTTTGACATGTTTTGTGGAATAAGGAATCTGAGGGCCCTGAAACTTTatataaagaaagtaaatatttttagtttttagtctGCTGAAGTTACGACATGGTTAGAATCTTTGGGTCTGATAAAATTTTGTGCATGTGACCCCTCAGACTCAGTTTCACGAACTCCTCCCTATGCCTAAGTGATGTGTCAAAGCTGAATAATCTGCATTTGAGAGTAAGATGTTGACATAATATGAGCCCAGGATTTAGGCTGTCAAAACTCTTACCCAgcgtttttgttttggttgtctCTTTACATGATTTGGCTACTAGTTTTGGAGTACTTACTCTTTGTAAATAGGCTTTGATTTTGGTTTAATCTGACAAGACATAAGTGGTAGAAACttgttttaatgcttttccatCAAGCCACTAACCTATTAGTTGGCATTGTGACGTTTGATATAATCAAGTATTTTCTCTGCGCTCTGAAagcagaaactttttttaaaatgagtatttGTGTTTTGGAGGCCATTTCATAATCTacagtatttcaaaatgtgaatttatttCCTCTTGTACTCAAGTTATGTGATGATATCACCGATTccttaatattgaatatttcattGAAGTTTCGCTCCTTAATGAAGTGTATAGACAGACTCCCTCAAAATACTGTGTaacttttttctgttatttagaCCCTTCGTATAATTAGGAATTGGTATAAGAGCTGTCTGTAGCTATACTAACCAGACTAAGAAGCTGTAGCTTTCATTGAAAGAAATTTATAACTTTTATGAGAAATGAGGTATGCTGTGGAGTTTTAACTTCAGGCTCTACGGGGAATACgttaaaatgacaatattaaGACGGTAGTCTCAGGCCTGTATTTGGAAGTAGCAATAGGTTAGAGGTTCAGACTTCTAACATGCTTGTCAGGTGCAAAGCGTAAATACTTTGATTCAAAACTGCCTCCTTTGTGATGGTTTAAacctagaaggaaaaaatattaggGTGTGTCTTCATGAATGCTTATGAGTCCTATGCTTTTTAATACTGATGATCATTTTAAAGTGCCATGGCTTTGAAAGCATCCGCAAAGCTGAAATTTCTTATAAATTCCACTGCCATTTATTTGATACTGCCCAGTGAAAAATACCAAATAGATGGGTtaacctttccttttttattccacAATTTTGTCCCTCTTCCTCAGCTACTACAGCTTGAcagaatgaatatttttgttaaatagtTCCTTTCCAGCATATTTTCTGAGTGCCATTCTTTTCATTCCAAGAAGTTTTATTTAGATAATTTAATTGTGAAGAAAACCAATGCAGGATTGCTGTAATTGAGTAGTTTCCCGTCAACAGTTTATAAAATGTCACTCAGCAGAAAAATGGAATGTGAAAAAACAGATATGCTTCTTTTTGTGAAGGCCTAAGGTGAATCCTTAAATGATAGtctgttataattattatatggTTTTCAAAATCCAAACCATAGAATGAACATTCCAGTTatgactaagaaaaataaaaattaaaaacagtggtTTTTAAAGTGAAAGGGAGTTAAAAACTAATGTTTTTACCCTAAAGTTAATATTGGAATCAAACTCAGAGGGTTCATTTCCAGAGGATtgatctaattttttaaagtgtctccTTTTCCTAAATCCTCTTTTTGTTGAGTAATGTAT from the Lagenorhynchus albirostris chromosome 4, mLagAlb1.1, whole genome shotgun sequence genome contains:
- the SPRY1 gene encoding protein sprouty homolog 1 isoform X2, translating into MPGFRNSRSLHMDPQNQHGSGSSIVVIQQPALDNRQRLDYEREIQPAAILSLDQIKAIRGSNEYTEGPSVVKRPALRTAPRQEKHERTHEIIPINVNNNYEHRPTSHLGHAGLSNNTRGPILSRSTSTGSAASSGSNSSASSEQGLLGRSPPTRPVSGHRSERAIRTQPKQLIVDDLKGSLKEDLTQHKFICEQCGKCKCGECTAPRTLPSCLACNRQCLCSAESMVEYGTCMCLVKGIFYHCSNDDEGDSYSDNPCSCSQSHCCSRYLCMGAMSLFLPCLLCYPPAKGCLKLCRGCYDWIHRPGCRCKNSNTVYCKLEGCPSRGQGKPS
- the SPRY1 gene encoding protein sprouty homolog 1 isoform X1, with the translated sequence MGLSEKDFRCMPGFRNSRSLHMDPQNQHGSGSSIVVIQQPALDNRQRLDYEREIQPAAILSLDQIKAIRGSNEYTEGPSVVKRPALRTAPRQEKHERTHEIIPINVNNNYEHRPTSHLGHAGLSNNTRGPILSRSTSTGSAASSGSNSSASSEQGLLGRSPPTRPVSGHRSERAIRTQPKQLIVDDLKGSLKEDLTQHKFICEQCGKCKCGECTAPRTLPSCLACNRQCLCSAESMVEYGTCMCLVKGIFYHCSNDDEGDSYSDNPCSCSQSHCCSRYLCMGAMSLFLPCLLCYPPAKGCLKLCRGCYDWIHRPGCRCKNSNTVYCKLEGCPSRGQGKPS